One genomic window of Candidatus Pseudobacter hemicellulosilyticus includes the following:
- the rpmA gene encoding 50S ribosomal protein L27 yields MAHKKGEGSVKNGRDSQSKRLGVKIYGGQPAISGNIIVRQRGTEYHPGKNVGVGRDFTLFALNDGVVEFKKSKNDKTIVNVVAMS; encoded by the coding sequence ATGGCACATAAAAAAGGTGAAGGTAGCGTAAAGAACGGCCGCGACTCACAAAGCAAACGCCTGGGCGTTAAAATCTATGGCGGTCAACCTGCCATTTCCGGCAATATCATCGTTCGTCAACGCGGTACCGAATATCATCCTGGCAAAAACGTAGGTGTAGGCAGAGACTTTACACTGTTTGCTTTGAATGATGGTGTAGTTGAATTCAAGAAAAGCAAGAACGATAAGACCATCGTTAACGTAGTTGCAATGTCATAG
- a CDS encoding LuxR C-terminal-related transcriptional regulator has protein sequence MQISLKTVEVHRHNILRKLRLKNTASLINMVNASI, from the coding sequence TTGCAGATCTCTCTAAAGACGGTTGAAGTACATCGCCATAATATTTTAAGGAAGCTCAGGCTAAAAAACACAGCTTCTTTGATTAATATGGTCAATGCCAGTATTTGA
- a CDS encoding 1-deoxy-D-xylulose-5-phosphate reductoisomerase yields the protein MSNSLPLKRIALFGSTGSIGTQALEVIAANSDKFSAEVLTAHSNDDLLVRQALKFNPNIVVIGDERKYTKVKAALANTNVKVFAGEQALDEVAAMDCYDMMLAAIVGFAGLRPTLKALESGKAIGLANKETLVVAGDIVMQKAVENRAPLIPVDSEHSAIFQCLVGETRNRIEKVILTASGGPFLGKKPNYLVNVKRDHALQHPNWSMGAKISIDSATLMNKGLEMIEAKWLFNLKPEQVQVLVHPQSIIHSMVQFEDGSIKAQMGLPDMKLPIQYAMAFPHRIPNNFPRYDFRKPAQLTFEEPDTRTFRNLTLATDALFKGGNLPCVLNAANEIGVYAFLRNRIGFLDMTDLIERTMLHVPFIEKPTLEDYYESDAAAREFAASIIKL from the coding sequence ATGTCAAACAGTCTTCCTCTTAAACGAATCGCCCTATTTGGTTCAACGGGGTCTATCGGCACTCAGGCGCTGGAGGTTATTGCCGCCAATTCTGATAAATTTTCGGCTGAAGTACTCACTGCCCATAGTAATGATGATCTGCTGGTCCGGCAGGCCCTGAAATTCAATCCCAATATTGTGGTCATTGGTGATGAGCGGAAATACACCAAAGTGAAAGCGGCCCTTGCCAATACCAACGTGAAGGTCTTTGCCGGCGAGCAGGCCCTGGACGAGGTGGCGGCTATGGATTGTTATGATATGATGCTGGCGGCCATTGTAGGTTTTGCCGGGCTTAGGCCTACCCTCAAAGCGCTGGAGAGCGGAAAGGCAATCGGCCTGGCCAACAAAGAGACCCTGGTAGTGGCCGGTGATATTGTGATGCAGAAAGCTGTGGAGAACCGCGCACCCCTGATCCCCGTGGACTCAGAACATTCCGCCATTTTCCAATGCCTGGTAGGGGAGACCCGCAACCGGATTGAAAAAGTGATCCTCACCGCTTCCGGCGGGCCTTTCCTGGGTAAGAAACCCAATTACCTGGTGAATGTAAAAAGGGATCATGCCCTGCAACATCCCAACTGGAGTATGGGCGCCAAGATATCCATTGACTCGGCCACCCTGATGAACAAAGGCCTGGAAATGATTGAGGCCAAATGGCTGTTCAACCTGAAGCCCGAACAGGTACAGGTGCTGGTGCATCCGCAAAGCATCATCCACAGTATGGTGCAGTTTGAGGATGGCAGTATTAAGGCGCAGATGGGCCTGCCCGATATGAAGCTGCCCATCCAGTATGCAATGGCTTTCCCGCACCGGATACCCAATAATTTCCCGCGCTACGATTTCCGTAAACCAGCCCAGCTGACATTTGAAGAACCCGATACCCGCACATTCCGGAACCTGACGCTGGCCACTGACGCCCTCTTTAAAGGGGGGAACCTGCCCTGTGTCCTCAATGCGGCCAACGAAATAGGCGTATATGCCTTTTTGCGCAACAGGATCGGCTTCCTGGACATGACGGACCTCATTGAGCGCACCATGCTGCATGTTCCGTTTATTGAAAAGCCCACGCTGGAGGACTATTATGAGAGCGATGCAGCGGCGCGTGAGTTTGCTGCTTCTATAATTAAGCTTTGA
- a CDS encoding endonuclease/exonuclease/phosphatase family protein yields MKIAAYNVENLFDRAKAFNEETAEAQRVIKLEAELNVLFEKPNYTDANKKRMLEIMKDLGILNKDEGEYVILRKIRGSLIKRPKSGAAEIVASGREDWVGWVEHKKVHVNAISSENTGRVIRDVDADILAVVEAEHRIALKQFSDFMLAKVGGKTYPNIMLIDGNDERGIDVGLMTKEGYSVGLMRSHINDKSADNTTIFSRDCPEYCVETPEGENIWILPNHFKSKFGGNDPKSQARRKEQAKRVAAIYKQLLADGHENVVVLGDLNDTPDSDALKPLLSTSLKDITKHPSFDPGEFKHIGTFGLGNDSQKIDFLLLSPKLFARVTACGLFRKGAWPGKKPQRWEVYPELKEELHAASDHHVVWCEIE; encoded by the coding sequence ATGAAAATTGCAGCCTACAACGTAGAAAACTTATTTGACCGTGCCAAAGCTTTCAATGAAGAAACTGCTGAGGCGCAACGTGTCATAAAACTGGAAGCAGAGCTTAATGTACTTTTCGAAAAACCGAATTATACGGATGCGAATAAAAAGCGGATGCTGGAAATAATGAAGGATCTTGGCATCCTGAATAAGGATGAAGGTGAATATGTCATACTTCGTAAAATAAGGGGTAGTCTCATCAAACGTCCCAAAAGCGGTGCAGCGGAAATTGTTGCCAGTGGCCGGGAAGACTGGGTAGGATGGGTGGAGCATAAGAAGGTCCATGTCAATGCAATTTCGTCGGAAAATACGGGTCGGGTGATACGGGATGTAGATGCGGACATCCTGGCTGTTGTGGAGGCTGAGCACCGGATTGCGCTCAAGCAGTTCAGCGATTTTATGCTGGCCAAAGTTGGGGGCAAGACTTACCCTAACATTATGCTGATAGACGGTAATGATGAGCGAGGCATTGATGTTGGGCTCATGACCAAAGAAGGCTATTCGGTTGGTCTGATGCGAAGTCATATCAATGATAAATCAGCGGATAATACTACCATTTTCAGCCGTGACTGCCCTGAATATTGTGTAGAAACCCCTGAAGGAGAAAATATATGGATACTTCCCAATCACTTTAAAAGTAAGTTCGGCGGCAATGATCCTAAGTCTCAGGCCAGACGTAAAGAGCAGGCAAAAAGAGTGGCTGCCATCTACAAGCAGTTGCTGGCGGATGGTCATGAAAATGTTGTTGTACTTGGTGACCTCAATGATACTCCGGATAGTGATGCACTGAAGCCACTGCTCAGCACATCCCTGAAGGATATTACCAAACACCCCAGCTTTGACCCGGGTGAGTTTAAACATATTGGCACTTTCGGTCTTGGAAATGATAGCCAGAAAATCGACTTTTTGCTATTATCTCCGAAACTTTTCGCCCGTGTAACCGCCTGTGGTCTTTTCCGCAAAGGCGCCTGGCCGGGGAAAAAACCGCAGCGTTGGGAAGTTTACCCGGAGCTTAAAGAAGAACTCCACGCAGCCAGTGATCATCATGTTGTATGGTGTGAGATAGAGTAA
- a CDS encoding HopJ type III effector protein, which yields MQEQLQTLLERSKNNSLPFKEVLEFIDAHYQHQPTAFKNGEAYNEATQNQGSARVFSFAQLNQLSREDTLLLFAEHYQVVLNTPEGTDHQNIRQFMKHGWDGVVFEGVALTAK from the coding sequence ATGCAGGAACAACTTCAAACTTTACTGGAGCGATCCAAAAACAATTCCCTTCCCTTCAAAGAAGTCCTCGAATTCATAGACGCCCATTACCAGCACCAGCCCACGGCTTTCAAGAACGGCGAAGCCTATAATGAAGCCACGCAGAACCAGGGCAGCGCCCGCGTCTTTTCTTTTGCGCAGCTCAACCAGCTGAGCAGGGAAGATACACTGTTGTTATTTGCGGAGCATTACCAGGTTGTATTGAACACCCCTGAAGGAACGGATCATCAGAATATCCGGCAGTTCATGAAGCATGGCTGGGATGGGGTGGTTTTTGAGGGCGTGGCGCTGACTGCAAAATAA
- a CDS encoding nuclear transport factor 2 family protein codes for MKLTNKAILEKANAAVTAGDNEEFLAFCTEDTEWNFVGEHVLRGKEAVREYMRKAYVEPPVFRVETLIEEGEFLTAVGQISLKNEAGKMIDYAYCDVWRFREGKMAELKAFVIETGSK; via the coding sequence ATGAAGCTGACCAATAAAGCAATACTGGAAAAAGCCAATGCGGCTGTTACAGCAGGCGATAACGAGGAATTCCTGGCCTTTTGCACCGAGGATACGGAATGGAACTTTGTAGGAGAACATGTCCTCCGTGGTAAGGAAGCCGTCCGGGAATATATGAGAAAAGCCTATGTGGAGCCGCCGGTCTTCAGGGTGGAAACCCTGATTGAAGAAGGAGAATTTCTTACGGCAGTTGGTCAGATCAGTCTAAAGAACGAGGCCGGGAAAATGATAGATTACGCCTATTGCGATGTCTGGCGATTTCGGGAGGGTAAGATGGCTGAACTGAAGGCTTTTGTTATTGAGACGGGTTCAAAGTGA
- a CDS encoding GH3 auxin-responsive promoter family protein encodes MQIKSLLAKPFAHYVYKSIRKGMTTAVEDQENILKELLKTARLTEFGKDHKLQEVSLYEEFIQAVPIRDYEQFKPYIEKIKAGKHNVLWKGKPIYFAKTSGTTSGVKYIPISKDSISNHINSARNALLCYIAESGNSVFTNGKMIFLSGSPVLDRIADIPTGRLSGIVNHHIPSYLRRNQLPSYETNCIEDWETKLDKVVEETMKQDMTLISGIPPWMQMYFDRLHQLTGKPIKDIFPNFSVMVHGGVNFEPYKTKLFESIGKPVATIETFPASEGFFAFQDSQEAEGLLLNTNSGLYFEFVPAGEIFSPNPTRLSLKDVKVGENYALIVNSNAGLWGYNIGDTVKFLSTNPYRLVVTGRTKHFISAFGEHVIGEEVEYSLIKAAEEAGVHIREFTVAPVITQGEGKSYHEWFIEFENQPADIGSFAHKVDSYLRQKNIYYNDLITGNILLPLHIRPVKKNGFIDYMKSIGKLGGQNKVPRLSNDRKIAVELEKYVE; translated from the coding sequence ATGCAGATCAAATCTTTACTGGCAAAACCATTTGCCCACTACGTTTATAAAAGTATCAGGAAGGGAATGACCACAGCGGTGGAGGACCAGGAGAATATATTGAAGGAATTGCTGAAGACCGCGCGGCTCACCGAATTCGGGAAGGACCACAAACTCCAGGAGGTATCCCTGTATGAGGAATTCATCCAGGCGGTGCCCATCCGCGATTATGAACAGTTCAAACCCTACATAGAAAAGATAAAGGCCGGCAAACACAACGTGCTCTGGAAAGGCAAGCCTATTTACTTTGCCAAAACTTCCGGCACCACCAGCGGCGTCAAATACATTCCCATTTCCAAGGATTCCATCTCCAACCATATCAATTCAGCCCGCAACGCGCTCCTTTGTTACATAGCAGAATCGGGGAACAGCGTTTTTACCAACGGGAAAATGATCTTCCTGTCCGGCTCGCCCGTACTGGACCGCATTGCAGATATCCCTACAGGTCGCCTCAGCGGGATCGTGAACCACCATATACCCAGTTACCTGCGCCGCAACCAGCTGCCCTCGTATGAGACCAACTGCATTGAGGACTGGGAGACCAAGCTGGACAAGGTAGTGGAGGAGACCATGAAGCAGGATATGACCCTTATCAGCGGCATTCCGCCCTGGATGCAGATGTATTTTGATCGTCTCCATCAGCTGACCGGCAAACCCATCAAAGATATCTTCCCCAATTTCTCCGTCATGGTACATGGGGGCGTGAACTTTGAACCCTATAAGACCAAATTATTTGAAAGCATCGGCAAGCCGGTGGCCACCATTGAGACCTTCCCCGCTTCCGAAGGCTTTTTTGCTTTCCAGGATTCGCAGGAGGCAGAAGGGTTGCTGCTCAACACCAATAGCGGGCTCTATTTTGAATTTGTGCCTGCCGGGGAGATATTCTCGCCCAATCCTACCCGTCTTTCCCTCAAGGACGTGAAAGTAGGGGAGAACTATGCCCTGATCGTGAACAGCAATGCCGGTCTCTGGGGTTATAACATTGGTGATACCGTAAAATTCCTGTCCACCAATCCCTACAGGCTGGTGGTAACGGGCAGGACCAAACATTTTATCTCTGCTTTTGGCGAGCATGTGATTGGCGAAGAAGTGGAATACAGCCTGATCAAAGCTGCTGAAGAAGCCGGCGTGCATATCCGGGAATTTACCGTGGCGCCGGTCATTACCCAGGGTGAAGGGAAATCGTACCACGAGTGGTTTATTGAGTTCGAAAATCAACCGGCTGATATAGGCAGTTTTGCCCATAAGGTGGACAGCTACCTGCGCCAGAAGAACATTTATTATAATGACCTCATCACAGGGAATATCCTGTTACCCCTGCATATCCGCCCCGTTAAAAAGAATGGGTTCATAGACTATATGAAATCCATCGGCAAACTGGGTGGGCAAAACAAAGTACCCCGACTGAGCAACGACCGTAAAATTGCTGTGGAGCTGGAGAAGTATGTAGAATAG
- the dinD gene encoding DNA damage-inducible protein D — MKEFLNAENQPVFEKIKQVDSIGEFWSARQLAEVLQYASYRNFVEVMKKAAEACKNSGQKIKHHFVAFDNMVSIGSGAQRAIDDIRLSRYACYLIVQNADPEKELVALGQTYFAVQTRIQEIQQMEQYASLPTEKEKRLFLRKELTEHNKQLMATAKRAGVVDPVDYAIFQNYGYKGLYGGLDRIGIQKKKGLSSKENILDHMGSTELAANLFKATQAEEKLKRDSVKNKDAANRTHFLVGRKVRKTIEDIGGTMPENLPTEENIKKIASKSNQQLPPEDEK, encoded by the coding sequence ATGAAAGAGTTTTTAAATGCTGAAAATCAACCTGTTTTCGAGAAGATTAAACAAGTTGACAGTATTGGTGAATTCTGGTCGGCAAGGCAGCTTGCAGAAGTTCTCCAATATGCAAGTTATCGGAACTTTGTAGAAGTGATGAAAAAGGCAGCCGAGGCTTGCAAGAATAGCGGACAGAAAATAAAACACCATTTTGTTGCTTTCGACAATATGGTTTCTATTGGCTCGGGAGCACAACGAGCAATTGATGACATCAGATTAAGCCGCTATGCTTGTTATCTAATTGTTCAGAACGCAGATCCTGAAAAGGAATTAGTGGCATTGGGTCAAACTTATTTTGCAGTGCAGACCCGAATACAAGAAATCCAGCAAATGGAGCAATATGCTTCATTGCCAACCGAGAAAGAAAAACGATTATTTCTGCGAAAAGAATTGACTGAACATAATAAACAACTGATGGCAACTGCCAAACGTGCTGGTGTAGTAGATCCAGTTGATTATGCTATTTTCCAAAATTATGGCTATAAAGGTCTGTATGGAGGCTTGGACAGGATAGGTATACAAAAGAAAAAAGGGTTATCATCCAAAGAGAATATTTTGGATCATATGGGGAGTACGGAACTTGCCGCGAATCTATTTAAGGCTACTCAGGCAGAAGAGAAACTAAAGAGGGATAGTGTCAAAAATAAAGATGCTGCTAATCGAACTCATTTTTTGGTAGGCCGAAAGGTCAGAAAGACTATTGAAGACATTGGAGGAACCATGCCAGAAAACTTGCCAACAGAAGAAAATATAAAAAAGATTGCGAGCAAAAGTAATCAGCAATTGCCGCCTGAAGATGAAAAGTAA
- the rseP gene encoding RIP metalloprotease RseP, whose protein sequence is MITLLAIDWSDVGIQALQLLLSLSILVVLHEMGHFFPAKWFKCRVEKFFLFFDPGFSLFKKKIGETVYGIGWLPLGGYVKISGMIDESMDKDQMAQPPQDFEFRSKPAWQRLIIMLGGVTVNLLLGFLLFAMILGVWGEKRLETDKLQYGIAVNPISEKAGLKSGDQIVSIDQVPATDFYDITKDIILEEAKTVQVKRDGQLLDLTLPKGTIRSLIRSKAQFVDPRVHAIVDTVFPKFAAGKFTQDSLLKGDRIVALNSTPITFYDEYIKEKNKLTNQEISLTVLRNNDTVLVKAKTDSVGSIGFWVDNYQLAGMYTQHFGFFEAIPAGVRKGWETLSMQARNIKLMFTSDEVKASDSLGSFLSIGKMFGTKWDWERFWTMTALLSIVLAFMNILPIPALDGGHVMFTLYEMITGRKPSDKFMEWAQLVGMVLLLGLMAYALGLDFWRTWFQK, encoded by the coding sequence ATGATCACATTGTTAGCTATCGACTGGTCTGATGTAGGCATACAGGCATTGCAATTATTACTGTCCTTATCCATATTGGTCGTATTGCATGAAATGGGCCATTTCTTTCCTGCCAAATGGTTCAAGTGCCGCGTAGAGAAGTTCTTTTTGTTCTTCGATCCCGGTTTTTCCCTCTTCAAAAAGAAGATCGGGGAAACCGTTTATGGTATTGGCTGGCTGCCCCTGGGCGGTTATGTCAAGATCTCTGGTATGATCGACGAAAGCATGGATAAAGACCAGATGGCGCAGCCGCCCCAGGATTTTGAGTTTCGCAGCAAACCGGCCTGGCAGCGACTGATCATCATGTTGGGCGGTGTAACCGTGAACCTGCTCCTTGGCTTCCTGCTCTTCGCCATGATCCTTGGGGTATGGGGAGAAAAAAGACTGGAAACTGATAAACTGCAATATGGTATCGCCGTAAATCCCATCAGTGAAAAAGCAGGGCTGAAAAGTGGCGACCAGATCGTGAGTATCGACCAGGTCCCTGCCACCGATTTTTACGATATCACCAAGGACATCATCTTGGAAGAGGCCAAGACCGTCCAGGTGAAACGTGATGGCCAGTTGCTGGACCTCACCCTGCCCAAGGGTACTATCCGCAGCCTGATCCGCTCCAAGGCCCAGTTTGTGGATCCCCGCGTGCATGCCATCGTGGATACGGTGTTCCCTAAATTTGCCGCCGGTAAATTTACACAGGACAGCTTGCTGAAAGGCGATCGCATTGTGGCGCTGAACAGCACGCCGATCACCTTTTATGATGAATACATTAAAGAGAAGAACAAGCTCACCAACCAGGAGATTTCCCTGACGGTATTGCGTAACAACGATACTGTCCTGGTAAAAGCCAAAACAGATTCCGTAGGTTCTATTGGTTTCTGGGTGGACAATTACCAACTGGCCGGCATGTATACCCAGCATTTTGGCTTCTTTGAAGCTATTCCTGCAGGTGTCCGCAAAGGCTGGGAAACCCTGAGCATGCAGGCCCGGAACATCAAGCTGATGTTCACCTCCGACGAAGTAAAAGCCAGCGATTCGCTGGGCAGCTTCCTGAGCATTGGTAAAATGTTTGGCACCAAATGGGACTGGGAACGTTTCTGGACAATGACAGCCCTGCTGAGCATTGTACTGGCCTTTATGAATATCCTGCCGATCCCCGCCCTCGATGGCGGCCACGTGATGTTCACGCTGTATGAAATGATCACCGGTCGCAAGCCGAGTGATAAGTTCATGGAATGGGCGCAGCTGGTAGGCATGGTCCTCCTGCTGGGACTGATGGCTTACGCGCTGGGGCTGGATTTCTGGCGGACCTGGTTCCAGAAGTAA
- a CDS encoding helix-hairpin-helix domain-containing protein codes for MLSPLFLANPFPRRPSLAYSILHFQFSLLLHTFVPITITNSMTIDNYYIADQFSLLAKLMDIHGENSFKAKSYSSAAFTIEKLPQPLADVPADKLFSIKGIGESTGKKIIEILQTGALKALSDIIEKTPPGILELLTIKGLGPKKIATIWKEMGIESIGELLYACNENRLMLYKGFGEKTQKNVQEAIEFYLRSQGSHLYAEIEEYTLAVDRKLAAHFPEKQFALTGEFRRQLEVIDLLAWVTTATADELQPFFEANNFATVESTENTLVVKGAENVPLKFYLAHPDSFYPTLFSTSCSEDFSQAWQTLPAATAAATYASEEAIFEAAAIPYLSPVLREKATALQRKSDAALIAPTDIKGIIHSHSNWSDGSHTIEEMAKACIVQGYEYLVISDHSKSAFYANGLSEERIREQHLYIDELNAKLAPFKIFKSIECDILNDGALDYSDGLLSTFDLVIASVHSNLKMTEEKAMMRLLNAISNPYTTILGHMTGRLLLSRPGYPVDHHKIIDACAEHRVTVELNAHPRRLDIDWRWIDYALEKGVLLSIDPDAHAIEGYADCRFGVLAAQKGGLTKERNLSSFSLAEFEGFLAERKQMKGI; via the coding sequence ATGCTCAGTCCTCTTTTCCTGGCCAATCCCTTTCCCCGCCGGCCTTCCCTGGCTTACTCGATCCTCCACTTTCAGTTTTCCCTTCTTCTCCATACTTTTGTACCGATCACCATCACCAATAGCATGACCATCGACAATTACTACATAGCCGATCAGTTTTCGCTGCTTGCCAAACTCATGGATATCCATGGCGAGAACAGTTTTAAAGCCAAAAGCTATTCCAGCGCCGCTTTTACCATCGAAAAACTGCCGCAGCCACTGGCCGATGTGCCAGCCGACAAGCTGTTTTCCATCAAAGGCATCGGTGAGTCTACTGGTAAAAAGATCATCGAGATCCTGCAGACCGGCGCCCTCAAAGCCCTGAGCGATATCATTGAGAAAACGCCTCCCGGGATCCTCGAACTGCTCACTATTAAGGGGCTGGGACCAAAAAAGATCGCCACCATCTGGAAAGAGATGGGTATTGAATCCATCGGTGAACTGCTCTACGCCTGTAACGAGAACAGGCTCATGCTCTATAAAGGGTTCGGTGAAAAAACGCAGAAGAACGTCCAGGAGGCCATCGAATTTTACCTGCGCAGCCAGGGAAGTCACCTCTATGCGGAGATAGAAGAATATACCCTTGCCGTAGACCGCAAGCTGGCAGCGCATTTCCCGGAAAAACAGTTTGCGCTTACCGGTGAGTTCCGTCGTCAGCTGGAAGTGATCGACCTGCTGGCCTGGGTCACCACCGCAACTGCCGACGAACTGCAACCGTTCTTTGAAGCCAACAATTTTGCCACCGTTGAGAGCACTGAGAATACCCTGGTGGTTAAAGGCGCCGAGAACGTGCCCCTGAAATTCTACCTGGCGCACCCGGATTCTTTTTACCCCACCCTGTTCAGCACCAGCTGCAGCGAGGATTTCAGCCAGGCCTGGCAAACACTGCCCGCCGCCACCGCAGCAGCCACTTATGCTTCCGAAGAAGCCATCTTTGAAGCGGCCGCCATACCTTACCTGTCGCCGGTACTGCGCGAGAAAGCGACCGCCCTGCAACGGAAGAGCGATGCAGCCCTCATAGCACCCACCGATATCAAAGGCATCATCCACTCCCATAGCAACTGGAGCGACGGCTCCCATACCATTGAAGAAATGGCCAAGGCCTGTATTGTTCAGGGCTATGAGTACCTGGTCATCAGTGATCACAGCAAGAGCGCATTCTACGCCAATGGCCTGTCGGAAGAAAGGATCCGGGAGCAACACCTGTATATTGACGAACTGAACGCCAAACTGGCTCCCTTTAAGATCTTCAAGAGTATTGAGTGCGATATCCTGAACGATGGCGCCCTTGATTATTCGGATGGCCTACTCTCTACCTTCGACCTGGTAATCGCCAGCGTCCACTCCAACCTGAAAATGACGGAAGAAAAGGCCATGATGCGCCTGCTCAATGCTATCAGCAACCCCTACACTACCATCCTGGGCCATATGACGGGCAGGCTGCTGCTCAGTCGCCCCGGCTACCCGGTAGATCACCACAAGATCATTGACGCCTGCGCCGAGCACCGCGTTACGGTGGAACTGAACGCCCACCCCAGGCGGCTGGACATCGACTGGCGCTGGATAGATTATGCCCTCGAAAAAGGCGTACTCCTGTCCATTGACCCGGATGCCCATGCCATTGAAGGCTATGCCGATTGCCGCTTTGGCGTGCTGGCCGCTCAAAAAGGGGGGCTCACCAAAGAGCGTAACCTCAGCAGCTTTTCGCTGGCGGAATTTGAAGGATTTTTAGCGGAACGGAAACAAATGAAGGGGATTTAA
- the rplU gene encoding 50S ribosomal protein L21 — protein MFAVVKIAGQQFRVQKDQTLYVPRVEGNAGDQLTFAEVLLTDTDGNVSVGGEVKATVNAEILAQVQGDKVIAFKMKRRKGFRKKHGHRTQYTKIKVTGIA, from the coding sequence ATGTTCGCAGTAGTTAAAATAGCAGGCCAGCAATTCCGGGTTCAGAAAGATCAGACATTGTATGTACCGCGCGTTGAAGGTAATGCCGGTGATCAACTGACATTCGCAGAAGTATTGCTGACAGATACCGACGGAAATGTTTCCGTGGGCGGTGAAGTAAAGGCTACCGTCAATGCCGAGATCCTTGCTCAGGTGCAGGGGGATAAGGTGATCGCCTTCAAAATGAAAAGAAGGAAAGGCTTCCGCAAGAAGCATGGTCATCGCACCCAGTACACCAAGATCAAAGTCACTGGTATTGCATAG